A window from bacterium encodes these proteins:
- a CDS encoding DUF2182 domain-containing protein: protein MQAAIFSRDRSVVVAGIAGLTALAWLDLWRRIGEMTHDPGMGVSMVMVMPSAIAWSIPDLLAAGAMWSVMMVAMMLPSATPMLLFFSGAQRAQQRAGAIGISAGLFAAGFLLMWGAWAWLAAGLQWALQAGLVLTPQLTVARLPLAAAFLVVAGLYQLTPVKHACLARCQSPLGFLFTRWRSGAWGAALMGVRYGAYCVGCCWALMGVLFVVGVMNLLWVAVLAIFVLLEKTALRGPWPGRVTGIALIAWALYLLRVPAM from the coding sequence ATGCAGGCGGCCATTTTCTCGCGTGACCGGTCCGTTGTTGTCGCGGGCATCGCAGGGCTGACGGCGCTCGCGTGGCTTGACCTCTGGCGCCGGATCGGCGAGATGACGCACGATCCCGGCATGGGCGTGAGTATGGTTATGGTTATGCCGAGTGCGATCGCCTGGAGCATCCCGGATCTCCTGGCCGCCGGCGCCATGTGGAGCGTCATGATGGTCGCCATGATGCTGCCCTCGGCGACGCCGATGCTGCTCTTCTTTTCCGGCGCGCAGCGCGCGCAGCAACGGGCGGGAGCCATCGGAATTTCGGCGGGGCTCTTTGCGGCCGGATTTCTCTTGATGTGGGGCGCCTGGGCTTGGCTCGCGGCCGGACTCCAGTGGGCGCTGCAGGCGGGTCTCGTCCTGACCCCGCAATTGACGGTGGCGCGACTCCCTCTCGCCGCCGCGTTTCTCGTCGTGGCCGGCCTCTACCAGCTCACGCCGGTCAAGCACGCATGCCTCGCCCGATGCCAATCGCCGCTCGGCTTCCTGTTTACACGGTGGCGAAGCGGTGCTTGGGGCGCCGCGCTGATGGGCGTCCGCTACGGCGCCTACTGCGTCGGGTGTTGCTGGGCGCTCATGGGTGTGCTGTTCGTGGTTGGGGTGATGAACTTGCTGTGGGTCGCCGTGCTTGCCATCTTCGTCCTCCTGGAAAAGACGGCGCTACGGGGTCCCTGGCCCGGCCGCGTCACGGGCATCGCGCTGATCGCGTGGGCCCTGTATCTTCTGCGTGTGCCCGCGATGTAG
- a CDS encoding GYD domain-containing protein — MPTYITLLRYTQKGAQEIKGGPGRLEEAKKRAKQRGAEIKAFYLTMGQYDGVLITEAPNDEAMAAGALGAGAMGYIRTETLRAFTEEEFKKLVQALP; from the coding sequence ATGCCTACCTACATCACGCTCCTTCGATACACGCAAAAAGGCGCGCAGGAGATCAAGGGAGGTCCAGGCCGCCTCGAAGAGGCGAAGAAACGGGCCAAACAGCGGGGCGCCGAGATAAAGGCGTTCTACTTGACGATGGGCCAGTACGACGGCGTGCTGATCACCGAGGCCCCGAACGATGAGGCGATGGCCGCAGGAGCCCTCGGCGCCGGCGCGATGGGCTACATCCGGACCGAGACGCTGCGGGCGTTCACGGAGGAAGAGTTCAAGAAGCTCGTACAGGCGCTGCCCTGA
- a CDS encoding DUF1326 domain-containing protein has product MAWSLKGTYFENCNCNMVCPCTTSGLTMPADNERCRVVLAFHVDSGKVDGVDVGNLSVAVLADTPREMLSGKWRVGVFMDAAASPQQAEKLGAVFSGQLGGPMAGLVPLIGEMLGVETVPIRYQDDGRRHRVTIGSAVDIEIEDFVPPHSNTGEVSKLTGLFHPANSTLTIARATTSRVKAFGLEFSNDGKNGHSAPFSWAA; this is encoded by the coding sequence GTGGCGTGGTCCCTCAAGGGCACCTATTTTGAGAACTGCAACTGCAATATGGTCTGCCCGTGTACTACCTCCGGGCTCACCATGCCCGCCGACAATGAACGGTGCCGGGTCGTGCTCGCGTTCCACGTCGACTCCGGCAAAGTTGACGGGGTCGACGTCGGCAATCTGAGTGTGGCGGTGCTCGCCGACACGCCCCGAGAGATGCTGAGCGGCAAGTGGCGCGTCGGTGTGTTCATGGATGCCGCGGCGTCGCCGCAGCAGGCCGAGAAACTCGGCGCCGTGTTCTCCGGACAATTGGGCGGCCCGATGGCCGGCCTCGTCCCGCTGATCGGGGAGATGCTGGGCGTGGAAACGGTGCCGATCCGTTATCAGGACGACGGCCGCCGGCATCGCGTCACGATCGGCAGCGCCGTCGACATCGAGATCGAGGATTTCGTCCCGCCGCACAGCAACACGGGCGAGGTCTCGAAGCTCACCGGACTATTCCATCCCGCCAACTCGACGTTGACGATCGCCAGGGCCACGACGTCGCGGGTCAAAGCCTTCGGCCTCGAATTCTCAAACGACGGCAAGAACGGCCACTCCGCGCCGTTTTCGTGGGCCGCGTGA
- a CDS encoding TetR/AcrR family transcriptional regulator: protein MGIHSRSSKVRKKRKYVLKRRAEGQQETSRRIVEATVALHESLGPLAASISAIARRAGVERLTVRAHFPDQHALFEACTALFFTHNPAPDPRRWSGIADPRARLREALTDLYAFYGRTERMLENVTRDARLAPGLVGVGYGKMLSRVRSALTGGWTIDHECEPVFQAALGHALHFTTWRSLVRDHGLSDDQAVELMVRLVTDAGAAGARRD, encoded by the coding sequence ATGGGAATACATAGCCGATCATCGAAAGTTAGGAAAAAAAGGAAGTACGTACTGAAACGGCGGGCTGAGGGGCAGCAAGAAACCAGCCGGCGCATCGTCGAGGCGACCGTGGCCCTGCATGAGAGCCTCGGACCGCTTGCCGCGAGCATCAGCGCGATCGCGCGCCGCGCCGGCGTCGAGCGGCTCACGGTACGCGCCCATTTCCCGGATCAGCACGCCCTGTTCGAGGCCTGCACCGCGCTGTTCTTCACGCACAACCCCGCACCGGATCCCCGGCGCTGGAGCGGGATTGCGGATCCCAGGGCGCGCCTGAGGGAGGCGCTCACGGACCTCTACGCCTTCTACGGCCGAACCGAACGGATGCTGGAAAACGTCACCAGGGATGCGCGACTCGCGCCCGGCCTTGTCGGGGTCGGGTATGGCAAGATGCTCTCCCGCGTGCGATCGGCGCTGACCGGAGGTTGGACTATTGATCATGAATGCGAGCCGGTGTTTCAGGCGGCCCTCGGCCACGCGCTCCATTTCACGACGTGGCGTTCGCTGGTCCGCGACCACGGGCTCAGCGACGATCAGGCGGTGGAGCTCATGGTGCGCCTCGTGACAGACGCGGGCGCGGCGGGTGCGAGACGCGATTGA
- a CDS encoding ABC transporter permease subunit, which produces MDRILDKIHGTLIARASASSSGTRCGTRSRRSRPSPASWSRTSSPGRSFVETITRVPGIGRYFVTATTGRDYPVLLALALLFAVIIITMNILVDLSYALLDPQVRYG; this is translated from the coding sequence GTGGATCGGATTCTAGACAAGATTCATGGAACATTAATCGCACGCGCTTCCGCGTCGTCGTCCGGCACGCGCTGCGGAACGCGCTCACGCCGATCGCGACCGTCTCCGGCATCCTGGTCGCGGACGTCGTCACCGGGTCGTTCATTCGTCGAGACCATCACGCGGGTTCCGGGCATCGGCCGCTACTTCGTCACCGCGACGACGGGGCGCGACTACCCCGTCCTGCTGGCGCTCGCCCTGCTCTTCGCGGTCATCATCATCACCATGAACATCCTCGTCGATCTGTCCTACGCGCTGCTCGACCCCCAGGTGCGGTACGGCTAG
- a CDS encoding cupin domain-containing protein translates to MPETERGPLIVGPDEGRKADLGGLGVDFKIWGASTSGGLSIVEHPMEPGRLVPPHVHRNEDELSYVVTGTFGIRIGDAIATAGPGSYVFKPRNVPHTFWNPGPGPARLIELIWPAGFERFFGQLDEIAHAATGPEDFAARRDELGRRYGLEFLPEWIPELKARYNLKVLGEP, encoded by the coding sequence ATGCCGGAGACCGAGCGGGGGCCGTTGATCGTCGGACCGGATGAGGGCAGAAAAGCGGATCTCGGCGGCCTCGGCGTCGACTTCAAGATCTGGGGCGCGAGCACCTCCGGCGGACTCTCGATCGTGGAACACCCCATGGAACCGGGGCGCCTTGTTCCGCCGCACGTCCACCGCAACGAAGACGAATTGTCCTACGTAGTGACGGGTACTTTTGGGATCAGGATCGGCGACGCGATCGCTACCGCCGGTCCGGGGAGTTACGTCTTCAAACCTCGGAACGTTCCCCACACGTTTTGGAATCCCGGGCCCGGGCCGGCCCGCCTGATCGAGCTCATCTGGCCGGCCGGGTTCGAGCGATTCTTCGGGCAACTGGACGAGATTGCCCACGCGGCCACGGGACCCGAGGATTTCGCCGCACGCCGTGACGAGCTCGGCCGCCGGTACGGACTCGAGTTCCTGCCGGAGTGGATTCCCGAACTCAAAGCGAGATACAACCTCAAGGTCCTCGGCGAGCCGTGA
- a CDS encoding ABC transporter permease translates to MRVVDIVYAIPYLLLVVLLQTFFTAFLPAVRSGPLAWLRSLNQSTGGVAAIILALSLVGWLDVARVARGQTLALRHREFVQAAKSLGASEGHVVVAHLLPNIVAPIIIMATLLVPTFIIAEAGLNFLGLGVQPPTPSWGLMIAEGVDALDPSTQH, encoded by the coding sequence ATGCGCGTCGTCGACATCGTGTACGCGATCCCGTACCTGCTGCTGGTCGTGCTCCTGCAGACGTTCTTCACCGCGTTTCTGCCGGCGGTGCGCTCGGGCCCGCTGGCCTGGCTGCGGTCCCTGAACCAGAGTACGGGCGGCGTCGCGGCGATCATTCTGGCGCTTTCGCTGGTCGGCTGGCTGGACGTCGCCCGCGTGGCCCGCGGGCAGACGCTCGCCCTGCGGCACCGGGAGTTCGTCCAGGCCGCGAAGAGTCTCGGCGCCTCGGAGGGGCATGTCGTCGTCGCGCATCTCTTGCCCAACATCGTCGCGCCGATCATCATCATGGCGACGTTGCTGGTGCCCACGTTCATCATCGCCGAAGCGGGGCTGAACTTCCTCGGCCTCGGGGTGCAGCCGCCGACGCCGAGTTGGGGACTCATGATCGCCGAAGGCGTCGACGCGCTCGACCCGTCGACGCAGCACTGA
- a CDS encoding plastocyanin/azurin family copper-binding protein, producing the protein MRVFVAIVLMVSALLLVPVPPRAHAARSWNVEVGAATSSLADQALRFLPKEITIDAGDTVHWNLAASEHTVYFPAGQTPPDLMIPGKTKGQLLWNSAVFFRSPEKIYNGAGPISGGALLTDPNAPKTFTLTFTKAGTYKYLCMFHPGMGGTVIVQPAGSPYPATQAQYDRVAAAEAQAALAKAAALRTTAAKPVVAVAGGRRVYALSLVGSTKDGATVYRFPMQTLTINRGDTVTWLMQDPTELHTVSFGVGKRYFDIATMRPQPQGPPTLLVTPDVMAPSGGGVHRGAGFYNSGFMLTDGPGVRRYSLTFTEKGTFEYTCAVHDQFGMKAAIVVR; encoded by the coding sequence ATGCGCGTGTTCGTCGCAATCGTGCTGATGGTCAGTGCCCTACTGCTGGTTCCCGTACCGCCCCGGGCACACGCCGCGAGGAGCTGGAACGTAGAGGTCGGGGCCGCGACCTCAAGCCTGGCCGATCAGGCCCTGCGCTTCCTCCCGAAGGAGATCACCATCGACGCCGGCGATACCGTTCACTGGAACCTGGCCGCCTCCGAGCACACCGTCTATTTCCCGGCCGGACAGACGCCGCCGGACCTGATGATTCCCGGAAAGACCAAGGGCCAGCTCCTGTGGAACTCCGCCGTGTTTTTCCGATCGCCGGAGAAGATCTATAACGGCGCAGGGCCCATCAGCGGCGGCGCCCTGCTCACCGACCCCAATGCTCCAAAGACGTTCACGCTGACCTTCACGAAGGCCGGCACCTACAAATATCTATGCATGTTCCATCCGGGAATGGGGGGCACCGTCATCGTCCAGCCGGCGGGGAGCCCGTACCCGGCGACGCAGGCGCAATACGACCGTGTGGCCGCCGCGGAGGCGCAGGCGGCTCTGGCCAAGGCCGCGGCGCTTCGCACGACGGCCGCCAAACCCGTGGTCGCGGTGGCCGGTGGACGGCGCGTCTACGCGCTGAGCCTTGTCGGTTCCACGAAAGACGGCGCGACGGTCTACCGGTTCCCCATGCAGACCCTGACGATCAATCGAGGGGATACCGTGACCTGGCTGATGCAGGATCCGACCGAGTTACACACCGTGTCCTTCGGGGTGGGGAAGCGGTACTTCGACATCGCGACGATGCGGCCGCAACCGCAGGGCCCGCCCACGCTGCTTGTGACCCCGGACGTCATGGCACCCTCCGGCGGGGGCGTTCACCGCGGCGCGGGGTTCTACAATTCCGGGTTCATGCTGACCGACGGTCCTGGGGTGAGGCGTTACTCGCTCACGTTCACGGAAAAGGGGACGTTCGAGTACACGTGCGCCGTACACGACCAGTTCGGCATGAAGGCCGCGATCGTGGTGCGGTAG
- a CDS encoding VOC family protein — protein MDQGIRLLVFPVKDVARAKTLYSRLLGAEPYVDGAYYVGFRVGEQEIGLDPNGHSKGMTGPVGYWQVTDIRKSVQLLLDAGAQLQQPVKDVGGGKLTAWVKDADGNIIGLMQ, from the coding sequence ATGGATCAGGGCATCAGATTGCTCGTCTTTCCCGTCAAAGACGTGGCCCGGGCAAAGACACTCTACAGCCGGCTCTTGGGTGCAGAGCCTTACGTGGACGGGGCATATTACGTTGGCTTCAGAGTGGGAGAACAAGAGATAGGTCTAGATCCCAACGGCCACAGCAAAGGCATGACGGGGCCCGTCGGCTACTGGCAAGTCACCGACATCAGGAAGAGTGTGCAACTACTCCTGGACGCCGGCGCGCAATTACAGCAACCGGTCAAAGATGTCGGCGGGGGTAAGTTGACGGCATGGGTAAAAGACGCAGACGGTAACATCATCGGGCTCATGCAGTGA